In the genome of Nocardia terpenica, one region contains:
- a CDS encoding ABC transporter ATP-binding protein gives MLEIHDLNKSYGKKKVLTGVDLTVRPGEVLGLLGPNGAGKTTTASIVAGLTAADSGTVRVAGIDIRTDPRQARRRLGLAPQELGVYPILTARENMEFFGRLMGVGRTELPARIAEVAERLGITPFLGTRAHNLSGGQQRRLHTALALLHRPEVLWLDEPTVGADVTARQDLLTEVRGLADSGAAVVYATHYLPELEVLGARVVVLHHGRILAEGYAPELVERYAKSAVSLEFSDSVPEGLGAWRGLPGATVTDGRILTVPTGSPGQLLAQLFATLGGDADRLLSAEVHHPNLENAYLAIMAAAGDSDPDDDIVVPDAAERSSDVVA, from the coding sequence GTGCTGGAAATCCACGACCTGAACAAGTCCTACGGTAAGAAGAAGGTGCTCACCGGGGTTGATCTGACCGTGCGGCCCGGCGAGGTGCTGGGCCTGCTCGGCCCCAACGGCGCGGGCAAGACCACCACCGCCTCGATCGTGGCCGGGCTGACCGCCGCCGATTCGGGGACGGTGCGCGTCGCCGGGATCGACATCCGCACCGACCCGCGCCAGGCCCGCCGCCGGCTCGGCCTGGCCCCGCAGGAACTCGGCGTGTACCCGATCCTGACCGCGCGGGAGAACATGGAGTTCTTCGGGCGGCTCATGGGTGTGGGCCGCACCGAGCTGCCCGCGCGGATCGCGGAAGTGGCCGAGCGCCTGGGCATCACGCCGTTCCTCGGCACTCGGGCGCACAACCTGTCCGGCGGCCAGCAGCGCCGCCTGCACACCGCGCTGGCGCTGCTGCACCGGCCCGAGGTGCTGTGGCTGGACGAGCCCACGGTGGGCGCGGACGTCACGGCCCGCCAAGACCTGCTCACCGAGGTGCGCGGGCTCGCCGACAGCGGCGCGGCGGTCGTCTACGCCACCCACTACCTGCCCGAGCTGGAGGTACTCGGCGCGCGCGTGGTGGTGTTGCATCACGGGCGCATCCTGGCCGAGGGATACGCCCCCGAACTCGTCGAGCGCTATGCGAAATCCGCTGTGAGCCTGGAATTCTCGGACTCGGTGCCGGAGGGGCTGGGCGCCTGGCGGGGTCTGCCCGGCGCGACCGTCACCGACGGGCGGATCCTCACCGTGCCCACCGGTTCTCCCGGTCAGCTGCTGGCCCAGCTGTTCGCCACCCTGGGCGGCGACGCGGATCGGTTGCTGTCGGCCGAGGTGCACCACCCCAACCTGGAGAACGCCTACCTGGCGATCATGGCCGCGGCGGGCGACTCCGATCCCGACGACGACATCGTCGTCCCGGACGCCGCGGAAAGGAGTTCCGATGTTGTTGCATGA
- a CDS encoding ABC transporter permease, translated as MLLHDSALARVRALSWADFHRIRSDPAQLIIMTVLPIGFMAFLTPIDKYQLRLAGGYPHANGVEQAGPGAIVLFAFFITSLLGASFFREHEWGTWDRLRAAPVRAAEIIAGKSFPLLVFSALQLTIVWVVAFWVFDLHSEGSVVWLALLTACLSIATWGFGIALVSVCKSIDQLTIIAQPISLALGGLGGTIAARDTLPDWAKSLSPVTPQYWALKGFRAVILEGGGFDAVATPCVVLLGVGAAGALIATFRFRLSHAKIGRS; from the coding sequence ATGTTGTTGCATGATTCCGCGCTCGCCCGGGTGCGCGCGCTGTCGTGGGCGGACTTCCACCGCATCCGCTCCGATCCCGCGCAGCTGATCATCATGACGGTGCTGCCGATCGGCTTCATGGCCTTCCTGACCCCGATCGACAAGTATCAGCTGCGGCTCGCGGGTGGCTACCCGCACGCCAACGGGGTCGAACAGGCCGGTCCCGGAGCGATCGTGCTGTTCGCCTTCTTCATCACCAGCCTGCTGGGCGCCTCGTTCTTCCGCGAACACGAGTGGGGCACCTGGGATCGGCTGCGGGCCGCACCGGTGCGGGCCGCGGAGATCATCGCGGGCAAATCGTTTCCGCTGCTGGTGTTCTCGGCACTACAGCTGACGATCGTGTGGGTCGTCGCCTTCTGGGTCTTCGACCTGCACAGCGAGGGCTCGGTGGTCTGGCTGGCCCTGCTGACCGCCTGCCTATCGATAGCGACCTGGGGGTTCGGCATCGCGCTGGTGTCGGTCTGCAAGTCCATCGATCAGCTGACGATCATCGCGCAACCGATCTCGCTGGCCCTCGGCGGTCTCGGTGGCACCATCGCCGCGCGGGACACGCTCCCGGACTGGGCGAAGAGCCTGTCGCCGGTCACGCCGCAGTATTGGGCGCTGAAGGGGTTCAGGGCGGTCATCCTGGAGGGCGGTGGCTTCGACGCCGTGGCCACGCCCTGTGTCGTATTACTCGGTGTCGGCGCCGCCGGTGCGCTGATCGCCACATTCCGATTCAGATTGAGCCACGCCAAGATCGGACGGAGTTGA
- a CDS encoding AbrB family transcriptional regulator — MTGKQAIGWVALLGAVLVVAEMLDRVRFPAPQMILAIVVGGGLAVAGRLPAPLPREVSIGVQALLGVLMGSYLEVSLLSSIGLALLPVLAITVATLVVSVLVSMVFARACKVTLPTATLGLLAGGSAAVVSCADEMDADVRQVAFMQYLRVMLVAVSAPAIGALLDNGGHVARVAATTAHQVTDPDLPHWMVVGRGDQVAGVCTAIVLSLIGIRLGRSLRIPSPALIGPMLLTAAVTALGISHGYAPTNLFKELLFVLIGFDVGTRFTRAVVLEMARMIPGMTVAIVGLSAVVAALAYLLSLFVPLELSDLYLATTPGGINAVIAAAEGMNANMPLITSVQSVRLLFMVAMLPLMMRLLRSCVDRVQVPETVPEDTAVLEPALVPE, encoded by the coding sequence ATGACGGGAAAGCAGGCGATCGGCTGGGTGGCGCTGCTGGGTGCGGTGCTCGTGGTCGCCGAAATGCTCGACCGGGTGCGGTTTCCCGCGCCCCAGATGATTCTCGCGATCGTGGTCGGCGGCGGGCTGGCGGTGGCGGGGCGGCTGCCCGCCCCGCTGCCGCGCGAGGTGTCGATCGGTGTGCAGGCGCTGCTCGGGGTGCTGATGGGCAGCTATCTCGAGGTGTCGCTGCTGAGTTCGATCGGGCTGGCGCTGCTGCCGGTGCTGGCCATCACCGTCGCGACGCTGGTGGTGAGCGTGCTGGTGTCGATGGTGTTCGCGCGGGCCTGCAAGGTGACGCTGCCGACGGCGACGCTGGGCCTGCTGGCGGGCGGGTCGGCCGCGGTGGTGTCGTGCGCCGACGAGATGGACGCCGATGTGCGGCAGGTGGCGTTCATGCAGTACCTGCGGGTCATGCTGGTGGCGGTGAGCGCCCCGGCCATCGGCGCGCTGCTCGACAACGGCGGTCACGTCGCGAGGGTGGCGGCGACGACGGCCCACCAGGTCACCGATCCCGATCTGCCGCACTGGATGGTGGTCGGCCGCGGCGACCAGGTCGCGGGGGTGTGCACCGCGATCGTGCTGTCGCTGATCGGTATTCGGCTCGGCCGCTCCCTGCGCATCCCGAGCCCCGCGCTGATCGGCCCGATGCTGCTGACCGCCGCGGTCACCGCGCTGGGCATCAGCCACGGGTACGCGCCCACCAATCTGTTCAAGGAACTGCTGTTCGTGCTGATCGGGTTCGACGTCGGCACCCGCTTCACCCGGGCCGTGGTGCTGGAGATGGCTCGCATGATTCCCGGCATGACCGTCGCCATCGTCGGCCTGTCGGCGGTGGTCGCCGCGCTGGCGTATCTGCTGTCGCTGTTCGTGCCGCTGGAACTGTCCGACCTCTACCTGGCCACCACGCCCGGCGGCATCAATGCGGTGATCGCCGCCGCCGAGGGCATGAACGCGAATATGCCGCTGATAACCAGTGTGCAAAGTGTGCGGCTGCTGTTCATGGTCGCCATGCTGCCGCTGATGATGCGCCTGTTGCGCAGCTGCGTGGACCGGGTGCAGGTGCCCGAGACCGTTCCCGAGGACACCGCCGTCCTCGAACCCGCGCTCGTCCCGGAATGA
- a CDS encoding acyl-[acyl-carrier-protein] thioesterase, whose protein sequence is MTKQLVIENQALRPLASVPAAGHIFDVDRRLGTVELDERQCLRVDGVARYLQDVGVDHLEHVGALREHPHWIVRRTVIDVIRPIAWPAELRLRRWCSGLSSRWCTMRVRLDADNGGPIETEGFWIHMNKESMSPSRFSDRFFDLLATTTDEHRLRWRQWLNEPLPSAAGARFPLRRSDIDHFEHLTNTAYWDGVHEFAATAPDLTAGPHRYVLEYNRPIRFGEDVHIHAERTAEALTLWFAVDREVRAVARIGELPGEWHRPQFT, encoded by the coding sequence ATGACGAAACAGCTTGTGATCGAGAACCAGGCGTTACGGCCGTTGGCCTCGGTGCCCGCGGCCGGACACATCTTCGATGTCGATCGCCGGTTGGGCACCGTGGAGCTGGACGAGCGGCAGTGCCTGCGGGTGGACGGCGTCGCGCGGTATCTGCAGGATGTGGGCGTCGATCACCTCGAGCACGTGGGCGCGCTGCGCGAGCATCCGCACTGGATCGTGCGGCGCACCGTGATCGACGTGATCCGCCCCATCGCCTGGCCCGCCGAGCTGCGGCTGCGGCGCTGGTGTTCGGGCCTGTCCTCGCGCTGGTGCACCATGCGGGTGCGGCTGGACGCCGACAACGGCGGACCGATCGAGACCGAGGGCTTCTGGATCCATATGAACAAGGAGTCCATGAGCCCGTCCCGCTTCTCCGACCGCTTCTTCGACCTGCTGGCCACCACCACCGACGAGCACCGCTTACGCTGGCGGCAGTGGCTGAACGAGCCGCTGCCGTCCGCCGCGGGCGCGCGATTCCCGTTGCGCCGCAGCGATATCGACCATTTCGAGCATCTCACCAACACCGCCTACTGGGACGGCGTGCACGAGTTCGCGGCCACCGCGCCGGATCTCACCGCCGGTCCGCACCGTTACGTCCTGGAATACAACCGCCCGATCCGCTTCGGCGAGGACGTGCACATCCACGCCGAGCGCACCGCCGAGGCACTGACCCTGTGGTTCGCCGTCGACCGCGAGGTCCGCGCGGTGGCCCGCATCGGCGAACTTCCGGGAGAATGGCACCGACCGCAGTTCACATAA
- the msrA gene encoding peptide-methionine (S)-S-oxide reductase MsrA, with protein sequence MEDLIRKQPGVVSTRVGYTGGSNDHPTYRNHPGHAEAVEIVYDPARTDYRALLEFFFQIHDPTTKDRQGNDIGTSYRSAIFYLDDEQKRVALETIADVEDSGLWPGKVVTEVTPASEFWEAEPEHQDYLLRYPDGYTCHFPRPGWKLPKRQTTAR encoded by the coding sequence ATGGAGGACCTGATTCGCAAGCAGCCCGGGGTGGTGTCGACCCGGGTCGGCTACACCGGTGGCAGCAACGATCATCCGACCTACCGCAACCATCCGGGCCACGCGGAGGCCGTGGAGATCGTCTACGACCCCGCGCGCACGGATTATCGTGCGCTGCTGGAGTTCTTCTTCCAGATCCACGACCCGACCACCAAGGACCGCCAGGGCAACGACATCGGTACCAGCTACCGATCGGCCATCTTCTACCTCGACGACGAGCAGAAGCGGGTCGCGCTGGAGACCATCGCCGATGTCGAGGACTCGGGGCTGTGGCCCGGCAAGGTGGTCACCGAGGTGACCCCGGCGAGCGAATTCTGGGAGGCCGAGCCCGAGCATCAGGACTACCTGCTGCGCTACCCGGACGGCTACACCTGCCACTTCCCGCGGCCGGGCTGGAAGCTGCCGAAGCGGCAGACCACCGCGCGGTAG
- a CDS encoding alpha/beta fold hydrolase: MVRGTGEPTVVFESGMGFSRSIWGLVQPAVAERVRTVVYDRAGTGRSDDDPRPRTLARLSGDLDALLRELGPGPYVLVGHSWGGPIVRVTAESDPERIRGLVLVDQSDENCALYFARAARRNRVATRVLLPVLAGSGLYRRLGGRLGAAQPADVVADHHAEDFTVRAARTLLAEQDSFASELRRLRDRRIDLGEIEMSVISGTRMPRRGGLERAALIDAHRRTATRTPNARHIEAARSGHLVMFTEPDLVISEILRLAGAATQSR; this comes from the coding sequence ATGGTGCGGGGGACGGGCGAACCGACCGTCGTCTTCGAGTCGGGCATGGGGTTCTCGCGATCGATCTGGGGCCTGGTGCAACCGGCGGTGGCCGAGCGGGTCCGCACCGTCGTCTACGACCGGGCCGGAACCGGGCGCAGCGACGACGATCCGCGCCCGCGCACGCTGGCCCGGCTCTCCGGCGACCTCGATGCCCTGCTGCGGGAGTTGGGGCCCGGCCCGTACGTGCTGGTCGGGCACAGCTGGGGCGGGCCGATCGTGCGGGTCACCGCGGAGTCCGACCCCGAGCGCATCCGGGGGCTGGTCCTGGTCGATCAGAGCGACGAGAACTGCGCGCTGTATTTCGCGCGCGCGGCCCGGCGCAACCGGGTCGCGACCCGCGTGCTGCTGCCGGTGCTCGCCGGGTCCGGGCTGTATCGCAGGCTCGGCGGGAGGCTGGGCGCGGCGCAACCGGCCGATGTCGTGGCCGATCACCACGCCGAGGATTTCACCGTGCGGGCCGCCCGCACCCTGCTCGCCGAACAGGACAGCTTCGCCTCCGAGCTGCGGCGGCTGCGCGACCGGCGGATCGACCTCGGCGAGATCGAGATGAGCGTCATCTCCGGCACGCGAATGCCGCGGCGCGGCGGGCTCGAGCGCGCGGCGCTCATCGACGCCCACCGCCGCACCGCCACCCGCACCCCCAACGCCCGCCACATCGAGGCCGCCCGTTCCGGCCACCTGGTCATGTTCACCGAGCCGGACCTGGTCATCTCCGAAATCCTCCGCCTGGCCGGGGCCGCGACGCAGAGCCGTTGA
- a CDS encoding DUF1059 domain-containing protein — MKTKLNCPCGEYITGTDEDDLVAKTQAHLAAKHPGHDYSRDEILFIAY, encoded by the coding sequence ATGAAGACCAAGCTCAACTGCCCGTGCGGCGAGTACATCACGGGCACCGACGAAGACGATCTGGTGGCCAAGACCCAGGCCCACCTGGCCGCCAAGCACCCCGGGCACGACTACTCCCGCGACGAGATCCTGTTCATCGCGTACTGA
- a CDS encoding DUF4232 domain-containing protein, which translates to MMPISPRYRMIRLAAGPAAVLVGATLALTACSSGGGAGGATTAGGAGTSAAPSASAAASGSGGGAPATSPATESRWAEECATSQLSVAKGQQGVGAGQLYVTVVFTNSSGIACALTGYPGVSYVTESGDQSGNPATRAEGPVQTVTLQPGDQASALLHDSNGIGGYDPAQCKLSPAAGLRIYPPDQTASLFLPWQTQHCAGPDIHSLTIGPIHPGTAPRG; encoded by the coding sequence ATGATGCCGATCAGCCCGAGGTACCGGATGATTCGCCTGGCGGCAGGCCCGGCCGCCGTTCTCGTGGGGGCCACGCTGGCCCTGACGGCGTGTAGTAGCGGAGGTGGTGCGGGCGGGGCCACCACCGCCGGGGGCGCGGGGACGTCGGCCGCGCCGAGTGCTAGCGCGGCGGCGTCCGGGTCGGGCGGCGGCGCTCCGGCCACCTCCCCGGCGACGGAGTCCAGGTGGGCGGAAGAGTGTGCCACCAGCCAGCTTTCGGTCGCGAAGGGCCAGCAGGGCGTGGGCGCGGGACAGTTGTACGTGACGGTGGTCTTCACCAACTCCTCCGGCATCGCCTGCGCCCTGACCGGCTACCCGGGGGTCTCCTACGTCACCGAATCCGGCGACCAGTCCGGCAATCCGGCCACCCGCGCGGAGGGCCCGGTCCAGACCGTGACCCTGCAACCGGGCGACCAGGCCAGCGCGCTGCTGCACGACAGCAATGGAATCGGTGGCTACGACCCGGCCCAGTGCAAGCTCTCGCCCGCCGCGGGCCTGCGCATCTACCCGCCGGATCAGACGGCGTCGCTGTTCCTCCCGTGGCAGACCCAGCACTGCGCGGGCCCGGACATCCATTCCCTCACCATCGGCCCCATCCACCCCGGCACTGCTCCCCGGGGCTGA
- a CDS encoding zinc-binding dehydrogenase, giving the protein MKAWQMMTPDSGLRLAEVPEPRLRGGGATLDVLAVQIPAYTDVLVAGGRGGFPTPIVLGPTGIGRVTATADDVFGVRQGDIVVATGLFRSGRTSDPEEALLGWTGIGGDGRATPVTDRMRAVWRDGMFAERAVLPERTLVALPGADAYPVERLAFLPWLGVAAEAVERAGVRAGQIVAVVGATGQLGGAAVLVALARGAAAVVAYGRNRESLDALAGLDPRVIPVPLTGNRGVDGQAIAAAGPIDAVVDALGAVPTPDPTMAGYDALRPDGTWVLVGGVRQNLPIPYGDFMHRRLTLRGSWMCRDTTLLTLWSMLRTGVLNLSPLNITTVSLDTPTTALTTAANSHSLTIVVLIP; this is encoded by the coding sequence ATGAAGGCATGGCAGATGATGACGCCGGACAGTGGACTGCGCCTCGCGGAGGTGCCCGAGCCCCGGCTGCGCGGCGGCGGGGCCACCCTGGACGTGCTGGCCGTCCAGATTCCCGCCTACACCGATGTGCTGGTGGCGGGCGGACGCGGCGGGTTCCCGACCCCGATCGTGCTGGGCCCCACCGGAATCGGGCGCGTCACCGCGACCGCCGACGACGTGTTCGGCGTGCGGCAGGGCGATATCGTCGTGGCGACCGGCCTGTTCCGGTCGGGCCGGACCAGCGATCCCGAGGAGGCGCTGCTGGGCTGGACGGGGATCGGCGGCGACGGCCGGGCCACCCCGGTCACCGATCGCATGCGCGCGGTGTGGCGCGACGGCATGTTCGCCGAGCGGGCGGTGCTGCCGGAGCGGACGCTGGTCGCGCTGCCGGGCGCGGACGCCTATCCCGTAGAGCGGCTGGCGTTTCTGCCGTGGCTGGGCGTCGCGGCGGAGGCGGTCGAGCGGGCCGGGGTGCGCGCCGGGCAGATCGTCGCCGTGGTCGGTGCGACGGGTCAGCTCGGCGGGGCGGCGGTGCTGGTCGCGCTGGCGCGCGGGGCGGCGGCGGTGGTCGCGTACGGCCGCAATCGAGAATCGCTGGACGCGCTCGCGGGCCTTGATCCGCGCGTGATCCCGGTGCCGCTCACCGGAAATCGCGGTGTGGACGGCCAGGCGATCGCCGCCGCCGGACCGATCGACGCGGTAGTCGACGCCCTCGGCGCGGTCCCGACCCCCGACCCGACCATGGCCGGATACGACGCCCTCCGCCCCGACGGCACCTGGGTCCTGGTGGGCGGCGTCCGCCAGAACCTGCCAATCCCCTACGGCGACTTCATGCACCGCCGCCTCACCCTCCGCGGCTCCTGGATGTGCCGCGACACCACCCTCCTGACCCTATGGTCCATGCTCCGCACCGGCGTCCTGAATCTCTCCCCCTTGAACATCACCACCGTCTCCCTCGACACCCCCACCACCGCCCTCACCACCGCCGCCAACTCCCACAGCCTCACCATCGTCGTCCTCATCCCCTGA
- a CDS encoding helix-turn-helix transcriptional regulator, giving the protein MTSEHRAAARRELGSFLRARRERTTPEEMGLPGSPRRRTPGLRREELAVLAGVSTTWYAYLEQGRDVHPSDQVLAAIANALRLTGAERTHLRALADGTAREPLPAAPAPAETVAAPVAAIPALVAPAPAYITGATTDVLVCNDAATEYFPGLFVSSEHPNLARWVFLDPESRHVLVDWAEVAQSVLARLRTNAGRHPGDERFTRLAAELRAGSPEANAWWSRYDIASNRSGAKQIRHPTHGLLTLIHAAFTVADAPEQVLVVYSLP; this is encoded by the coding sequence ATGACGAGCGAGCATCGAGCGGCGGCGCGCCGCGAACTCGGCAGCTTCCTGCGGGCACGCCGCGAGCGCACCACCCCGGAGGAGATGGGCCTGCCCGGCTCGCCCCGGCGGCGCACCCCCGGCCTGCGCCGCGAAGAACTCGCGGTGCTCGCGGGAGTCAGCACCACGTGGTACGCGTACCTGGAGCAGGGCCGGGACGTCCATCCGTCGGATCAGGTACTGGCGGCGATCGCGAATGCGTTGCGGCTCACCGGAGCTGAGCGCACCCACCTGCGCGCACTGGCGGACGGCACGGCCCGCGAGCCCCTACCCGCCGCACCGGCCCCCGCCGAGACGGTCGCCGCACCGGTCGCGGCGATCCCCGCCCTGGTCGCCCCCGCCCCCGCATACATCACCGGCGCCACCACCGACGTGCTGGTGTGTAACGACGCGGCCACCGAATACTTTCCGGGACTGTTCGTTTCGTCCGAGCACCCGAATCTCGCACGCTGGGTATTCCTCGACCCCGAATCCCGCCACGTGCTGGTCGACTGGGCGGAGGTAGCGCAATCGGTACTGGCGCGACTGCGAACCAATGCCGGGCGACACCCGGGCGACGAGCGCTTCACCCGCCTCGCCGCCGAACTCCGCGCGGGCAGCCCCGAAGCGAACGCCTGGTGGTCGCGATACGACATCGCGTCAAATCGCTCCGGCGCCAAACAAATTCGCCATCCCACCCACGGCCTCCTCACCCTCATCCACGCCGCCTTCACCGTCGCAGATGCCCCGGAACAGGTCCTGGTCGTGTATTCGCTGCCGTGA
- a CDS encoding helix-turn-helix domain-containing protein: MATGSTLARRALGRQLHKLRERAKVKQAEAARLIGVSPQTIGRLEDGETTRPNDVFLNILCDAYRVTNKERKMVLGLSRDVRKAAKQGGGWWRGFADEFPADFDHYLALEDAANRLTVWRTTILPGLLQIPEYRRAIAWSEIPQLSAETIDQRVELVVRRQAKLEDPEFHLDALLWEAVLRDRVGGAAVMAEQARHLAKLSERQNVSIRIVPFDARQRLGVMVGACSLLEFPPLPQSKAAVSPIVYVEEYVGDLYFEREEEEVRPYRDALREISRVALGTAESRQKILEIAEEHQREC, translated from the coding sequence ATGGCCACTGGATCTACCCTCGCACGTAGAGCGCTCGGTCGGCAGTTGCACAAGCTTCGTGAACGCGCAAAGGTCAAGCAGGCCGAGGCGGCAAGACTGATCGGCGTGTCCCCTCAGACCATCGGCCGCCTGGAGGACGGCGAGACCACCCGCCCGAACGATGTATTTTTGAATATTCTTTGTGATGCCTACCGGGTCACCAACAAGGAACGCAAAATGGTGCTCGGGCTGTCTCGTGATGTTCGGAAAGCGGCAAAACAGGGCGGTGGGTGGTGGCGAGGCTTTGCGGACGAGTTTCCGGCGGACTTCGATCATTATCTCGCACTAGAGGATGCCGCGAATAGATTGACCGTATGGAGAACTACCATCCTTCCGGGATTGCTCCAGATCCCGGAGTACCGGCGGGCCATCGCATGGTCCGAGATTCCGCAGCTCTCGGCCGAGACGATCGATCAGCGAGTCGAACTCGTGGTCAGGCGACAAGCGAAGCTCGAGGATCCAGAGTTTCATTTGGACGCCCTCCTTTGGGAAGCCGTGCTTCGGGACCGGGTGGGCGGCGCCGCCGTGATGGCTGAGCAAGCCCGCCACCTTGCGAAACTGTCTGAGAGACAGAATGTTTCGATTCGCATCGTGCCATTCGACGCCCGTCAACGCCTCGGGGTCATGGTGGGCGCGTGCAGTCTTCTGGAGTTCCCGCCACTGCCGCAGTCCAAGGCTGCGGTGTCGCCCATCGTGTACGTCGAAGAGTACGTAGGGGACCTCTACTTCGAGCGTGAAGAGGAGGAGGTGCGGCCCTATCGAGACGCCTTGCGGGAGATCTCCCGTGTAGCGTTGGGTACTGCGGAGTCCAGGCAAAAAATCCTGGAGATAGCGGAGGAGCATCAGCGTGAATGTTGA
- a CDS encoding DUF397 domain-containing protein, with translation MNVDLTDAKWFKSSRSSGKDACVEVAHLGGGLVGMRDSKDPAGPALVFTPAEWDAFTSGVKDGEFDRV, from the coding sequence GTGAATGTTGACCTGACCGATGCGAAGTGGTTCAAGTCCAGCCGCAGCTCAGGCAAGGATGCGTGCGTGGAGGTGGCGCACTTGGGTGGGGGTCTGGTTGGTATGCGCGACTCGAAGGACCCCGCCGGACCGGCGCTGGTCTTCACTCCTGCCGAGTGGGATGCCTTCACCTCGGGCGTGAAAGATGGTGAGTTCGACCGCGTCTGA
- a CDS encoding papain-like cysteine protease family protein, giving the protein MGLKWKLIGLLTAVSAVLACGGTAAADPAATDPAPAGRSHGLTVTLDLPRVPEPRSGAFGAQTLPYLQQTQTHDQWCWAADGSSIATYLSRPITQNDYCKLVHGADSAGACPNQQASLEQVAAAFHQIGFDAAVGAPFSMTKVVDEVSANRPVIAGIAWTAGGGHAQVIYGYDVAADTITYGDPWPTSRRSVTQTIGSYTQNPDWIWFGEDYGIAPR; this is encoded by the coding sequence GTGGGGTTGAAATGGAAACTTATCGGCCTGCTCACCGCCGTTTCGGCTGTTCTCGCGTGCGGCGGCACCGCGGCCGCCGATCCCGCGGCCACCGATCCGGCCCCGGCCGGGCGATCACACGGCCTGACGGTCACCCTGGATCTGCCCCGGGTCCCCGAGCCCCGCTCGGGCGCGTTCGGCGCGCAGACCCTCCCGTACCTGCAACAGACCCAGACGCACGATCAGTGGTGCTGGGCGGCCGACGGCTCCTCGATCGCCACCTACCTGAGCAGGCCCATCACCCAGAACGACTACTGCAAACTTGTGCACGGTGCCGATTCCGCGGGCGCGTGCCCGAATCAGCAGGCGTCGCTGGAGCAGGTCGCAGCGGCCTTCCACCAGATCGGCTTCGATGCGGCTGTGGGAGCGCCGTTCTCGATGACGAAGGTGGTCGACGAGGTCTCGGCGAACCGCCCCGTGATCGCCGGAATCGCCTGGACGGCGGGCGGCGGCCACGCGCAGGTGATCTACGGATACGACGTGGCCGCCGACACCATCACCTACGGTGACCCCTGGCCGACCTCGCGGCGCAGCGTCACCCAGACCATCGGTTCGTACACGCAGAATCCCGACTGGATATGGTTCGGCGAGGATTACGGCATCGCCCCGCGATGA
- a CDS encoding C1 family peptidase, which translates to MRYSSLSAAVVFAMGVGIATAGVAAGAPAPELKHHALGLDTAAAKDSRSRDTSVGLTLPVQVGAVGAPPASYSLQQYALPAGDQGPVGSCVAWATGYSGYGVLLNEQNISGGPMAPMFIYSQIAKGNDTGTYAGVALPMEQQQGIDTKSDYWQGDFDYTTQPDAKERANAAHYKLSGAKDLTKGDIVTNIKQAIASGLPVPIGFDVRESFENLNGSNYNYDPSPNERILGGHEVTIVAYDAKGVTIQNSWGPDWGNKGFFTAPWSFVTGGDVDEIHSMGRLIPA; encoded by the coding sequence TTGCGCTACTCGAGTTTGTCCGCTGCCGTGGTATTCGCGATGGGGGTCGGCATCGCGACGGCCGGGGTGGCCGCGGGCGCCCCGGCCCCGGAGTTGAAGCACCACGCGCTGGGGCTCGACACCGCGGCCGCCAAGGACAGCCGCAGCCGCGACACCAGCGTCGGCCTGACGCTGCCGGTGCAGGTCGGCGCCGTCGGCGCGCCGCCCGCGTCCTATTCGTTGCAGCAGTACGCGCTGCCCGCGGGCGATCAGGGGCCGGTCGGGTCGTGTGTCGCCTGGGCGACGGGCTACAGCGGCTACGGCGTGCTGCTGAACGAGCAGAATATTTCCGGCGGGCCGATGGCCCCGATGTTCATCTATTCCCAGATCGCGAAGGGCAACGATACCGGCACCTATGCGGGCGTCGCGCTGCCGATGGAACAGCAGCAGGGCATCGATACCAAGTCCGACTACTGGCAGGGCGATTTCGACTACACCACCCAGCCCGATGCCAAGGAGCGCGCCAATGCCGCGCACTACAAACTCTCCGGCGCCAAGGACCTCACCAAGGGCGATATTGTGACGAATATCAAGCAGGCCATCGCCTCCGGTCTGCCCGTGCCCATCGGATTCGATGTCCGGGAGAGTTTCGAGAATTTGAACGGCAGCAATTACAATTACGATCCGTCGCCGAACGAGCGTATTCTCGGCGGTCACGAGGTCACCATCGTGGCCTATGACGCCAAGGGTGTCACCATTCAGAATTCGTGGGGTCCGGATTGGGGGAACAAGGGCTTCTTCACCGCGCCCTGGTCCTTCGTCACGGGTGGCGATGTGGACGAAATCCACTCGATGGGCAGGCTGATTCCCGCCTAG